The Lactuca sativa cultivar Salinas chromosome 2, Lsat_Salinas_v11, whole genome shotgun sequence genome includes a window with the following:
- the LOC111912237 gene encoding 60S ribosomal protein L35-2: protein MARIKVHELRNKSKADLFAELKDLKAELALLRVAKVTGGAPNKLSKIKVVRTSIAQVLTVISQTQKSALREAYKNKKYLPLDLRPKKTRAIRRRLTKHQVSLKTEREKKKEKYFPLRKYAIKA, encoded by the exons ATGG CTCGAATCAAAGTTCATGAGCTTAGGAACAAATCGAAGGCTGATTTGTTTGCCGAGTTGAAGGATCTCAAGGCTGAACTTGCTCTTCTCCGTGTCGCCAAAGTTACTGGTGGTGCTCCGAACAAGCTATCCAAGAT AAAAGTGGTGAGGACATCAATTGCTCAGGTTCTGACTGTGATTTCACAAACTCAGAAGTCTGCTCTTAGGGAAGcttacaagaacaagaaatacTTGCCTCTTGATTTGCGCCCAAAGAAAACCAGAGCCATCCGCAGACGTTTAACCAAGCATCAG GTTTCATTGAAGACTgaaagagagaagaagaaggagaagtacTTCCCATTGAGGAAGTATGCTATCAAGGCGTAA
- the LOC111912238 gene encoding pentatricopeptide repeat-containing protein At2g33680, with product MTTAPTYRSIFTQFLEYTQQKNIPNGRTLHAHIIKTGSTHCSYIANSLVNFYAKCHLLAEAHLAFESIENKDVVSWNSLISGYSQLGGRQNSILVMELFKKMMSQENTVLPDARTFAGVFTAASALMDSYGGKQAHTVSLKLGKCEDIFVGSSLLNMYCKSGFVDDARKVFDEMPERNSISWATMISGYSMQRICDHALELFKALVAQEEEHVNEFVVTSILSAFTLPEFIHIGQQIHCLGLKHGLLSHASVGNAIVTMYSKCGSLDEAIKAFESSNNKNSITWSAMITGYAQGGDCKKALTLFSKMHFNGLVASEFTLVGVLNACSDGLAIEEGKETHAYSIKLGFQHQIYIMTALVDMYAKCGSLDDARKGFDHLQEPDIVLWTSMIGGYVQNGENESAMDLFCRMQKEGISPNELTMASVLKACSSLAALEQGKQIHATTIKHGFGLEVPIGSALSTMYAKCGSLKDGGLVFTRMPSRDIVSWNSMISGLSQNGQGNEAIELFEEMQIEGMNPDYVTFVNVLTACSHMGMVERGWDYFKKMSDKYGITPRLEHYACMVDLLSRGGKLNEAKDFIESAPIDHGLCLWRILLSACRNYHNYELGAYAGEKLMELGSLESSAYVLLSSIYKALGRLKDVERVREMMNFRGVSKEPGCSWIEIKSHFHVFVVGDQLHPEIKEIRLEVNRLSKLMKDEGYQLEFDSNFGGLEV from the coding sequence aTGACAACAGCTCCTACTTATCGATCCATCTTCACCCAATTCCTTGAATACACCCAACAGAAAAACATCCCAAATGGCCGAACACTCCATGCTCATATCATCAAAACCGGCTCCACCCATTGCTCTTACATTGCCAATAGCCTCGTTAACTTCTACGCCAAATGCCATCTCTTAGCCGAAGCTCATCTTGCTTTCGAAAGCATCGAAAACAAGGACGTTGTCTCATGGAACTCATTAATCAGTGGATATTCTCAACTGGGTGGTCGTCAGAATTCTATCCTTGTCATGGAACTTTTCAAGAAGATGATGAGCCAAGAGAATACGGTGCTGCCCGATGCTCGTACTTTTGCCGGTGTCTTTACTGCTGCTTCAGCTTTAATGGATTCATATGGAGGGAAACAAGCCCATACAGTTTCCTTGAAGTTGGGGAAGTGTGAGGACATTTTCGTTGGTAGTTCTTTGTTAAACATGTACTGTaagtcggggtttgttgacgATGCCCgtaaggtgtttgatgaaatgccagaGAGAAATTCAATTTCTTGGGCTACTATGATTTCCGGGTATTCAATGCAGAGGATTTGTGACCATGCATTGGAACTTTTCAAGGCGTTGGTAGCTCAGGAAGAGGAGCATGTCAACGAATTTGTAGTCACAAGCATCTTAAGTGCATTTACTTTGCCTGAATTCATTCACATTGGACAACAAATCCATTGTCTAGGACTCAAACACGGCCTTTTGTCTCATGCATCTGTAGGTAATGCAATCGTCACAATGTATTCAAAATGTGGAAGCTTGGATGAAGCTATCAAAGCATTTGAGTCATCAAACAACAAGAACTCCATTACATGGTCTGCAATGATCACTGGGTATGCACAGGGAGGCGACTGTAAAAAAGCATTAACATTGTTCTCAAAAATGCATTTCAATGGGTTAGTCGCTAGTGAATTTACACTTGTTGGGGTCCTTAATGCTTGTAGCGATGGTTTAGCTATAGAAGAAGGAAAAGAGACACATGCATACTCAATAAAATTGGGCTTTCAACATCAAATCTACATAATGACTGCTTTAGTTGACATGTATGCTAAATGTGGTTCCTTAGATGATGCTCGAAAAGGGTTTGATCATTTACAAGAACCAGATATAGTACTATGGACATCAATGATTGGAGGGTATGTTCAAAATGGTGAAAACGAGAGTGCTATGGACTTATTTTGTAGAATGCAAAAAGAAGGTATCTCACCAAATGAACTAACCATGGCAAGTGTTCTAAAAGCATGCTCAAGTCTTGCAGCTTTAGAGCAAGGAAAGCAAATCCATGCCACTACTATTAAACATGGATTTGGGCTTGAGGTCCCAATTGGAAGTGCACTTTCAACCATGTATGCTAAATGTGGAAGCCTTAAAGATGGAGGTCTTGTATTTACAAGAATGCCATCGAGGGACATTGTGTCTTGGAATTCAATGATTTCTGGGTTGTCACAAAATGGTCAAGGGAATGAAGCGATTGAATTATTTGAGGAAATGCAGATTGAAGGTATGAATCCGGATTATGTTACTTTTGTAAATGTTCTTACTGCTTGTAGTCATATGGGAATGGTGGAAAGAGGTTGGGATTATTTCAAGAAAATGTCAGATAAATATGGGATCACACCAAGACTCGAGCACTATGCATGCATGGTTGATCTTTTGAGTCGTGGTGGAAAGTTAAATGAAGCTAAAGATTTTATAGAATCAGCACCTATAGATCATGGTCTTTGTTTGTGGCGAATTTTATTAAGTGCATGTAGGAATTATCATAATTATGAATTAGGGGCGTATGCGGGAGAGAAATTAATGGAATTGGGGTCATTGGAATCTTCTGCTTATGTGTTGTTATCGAGTATTTATAAGGCTTTGGGAAGATTGAAAGATGTTGAAAGAGTTAGAGAAATGATGAACTTTCGTGGTGTGAGTAAAGAACCTGGGTGTAGTTGGATTGAGATTAAGAGTCATTTTCATGTTTTTGTTGTTGGAGATCAATTGCATCCTGAAATTAAGGAAATACGTTTGGAGGTAAATAGGTTGAGTAAGCTAATGAAAGATGAAGGTTATCAACTTGAATTTGATTCAAACTTTGGAGGTTTGGAAGTTTAA
- the LOC111912207 gene encoding caffeoylshikimate esterase translates to MAIEDANVKYEEEFITNSKGVKLFTCRWLPVDCEPKALVFLNHGYAMECSFSMKGPAMRLVKARFGVYGIDCQGHGKSDGVLGYIPSFSDMVDDSSDFFTSVCEKQENKNKLRVLLGESMGGAMVLRLHMKKPEFWDGGVLVAPMCKLSDDMKPPQIVVSILSHLTRIIPTWRIVPGQDIIELAFRDPKIREEVRKNPLCYKGRVRLQTANELFGVTTNLETRLQEVKLPFFLAHGGDDKVTDPTASKLLYEKASSTDKTFKLYPGMWHALTYGEFTENTDIVFADIITWINERIAQGNSRMEREQKKKNDESSKKNAN, encoded by the exons ATG GCAATCGAAGATGCAAATGTCAAATACGAAGAG GAATTTATTACAAATTCAAAGGGTGTGAAGCTTTTTACGTGCAGATGGCTGCCAGTTGATTGCGAACCGAAAGCTTTAGTCTTTCTTAACCATGGGTATGCCATGGAGTGTAGTTTCTCCATGAAAG GACCTGCAATGAGGCTTGTAAAGGCAAGATTTGGAGTTTATGGAATAGATTGTCAAGGGCATGGAAAATCCGATGGAGTTCTGGGTTACATCCCTTCTTTTAGTGATATGGTTGACGACTCTTCTGATTTTTTCACAAGCGTTTGTg aaaagcaagaaaataaaaataaattgagGGTATTGCTTGGAGAATCCATGGGGGGAGCAATGGTTCTGAGGTTACATATGAAGAAACCAGAGTTCTGGGACGGTGGAGTCTTGGTTGCACCCATGTGTAAG CTTTCTGACGATATGAAACCACCACAAATTGTGGTAAGCATATTATCACACCTTACAAGAATCATACCAACGTGGAGAATAGTCCCTGGTCAAGATATTATTGAACTAGCCTTTAGAGATCCTAAAATTAGAGAGGAG GTTCGTAAGAACCCATTATGTTACAAAGGTCGTGTACGCCTGCAAACTGCTAATGAATTATTTGGTGTCACCACAAACCTCGAAACAAGACTCCAAGAGGTGAAACTGCCATTTTTTCTTGCACACGGAGGCGACGACAAGGTGACGGACCCCACAGCAAGCAAACTTTTGTATGAGAAAGCATCTAGTACTGACAAGACATTTAAGTTGTATCCGGGGATGTGGCATGCTTTGACTTACGGGGAATTTACTGAAAACACTGATATTGTGTTTGCTGACATTATTACTTGGATCAATGAGAGAATTGCTCAAGGAAACTCGAGAATGGAGAGGGAGCAAAAGAAGAAGAATGATGAGTCGAGTAAAAAGAAtgctaattag